In one window of Erinaceus europaeus chromosome 17, mEriEur2.1, whole genome shotgun sequence DNA:
- the CHST1 gene encoding carbohydrate sulfotransferase 1 yields MQCSWKAVLLLALASIAIQYTAIRTFTAKSFHACPGLAEAGLAERLCDEGPTFAYNLSRKTHILILATTRSGSSFVGQLFNQHQDVFYLFEPLYHVQNTLIPRFTQGKSPADRRVMLGASRDLLRSLYDCDLYFLENYIRPPPINHTTDRVFRRGASRVLCSRPVCQAPGAADLVLEEGDCVRKCGHLNLTVAAAACRERSHVAIKTVRVPEVNDLRALVEDPRLNLKVIQLVRDPRGILASRSETFRDTYRLWRLWYGTGRKPYNLDVTQLTTVCEDFSNSVATGLTRPAWLKGKYMLVRYEDLARNPMKKTEEMYGFLGIPLDAQVARWIQNNTRGDPALGKHKYGTVRNSAATAEKWRFRLSYDIVAFAQNACQRVLAQLGYRMAASEEELKNPAVSLVEERDFSPFS; encoded by the coding sequence ATGCAATGTTCCTGGAAGGCTGTCCTCCTCCTCGCCCTGGCCTCCATCGCCATCCAGTACACGGCCATCCGCACCTTCACGGCCAAGTCCTTCCACGCCTGCCCCGGGCTGGCCGAGGCGGGGCTGGCCGAGCGGCTGTGCGACGAGGGCCCCACCTTCGCCTATAACCTGTCGCGCAAGACCCACATCCTCATCCTGGCCACCACCCGCAGCGGCTCGTCGTTCGTGGGCCAGCTCTTCAACCAGCACCAGGACGTCTTctacctgttcgagcccctgtacCACGTGCAGAACACGCTCATCCCGCGCTTCACGCAGGGCAAGAGCCCGGCCGACCGGCGGGTCATGCTGGGCGCCAGCCGCGACCTGCTGCGCAGCCTGTACGACTGCGACCTCTACTTCCTGGAGAACTACATCAGGCCGCCGCCCATCAACCACACCACCGACCGCGTCTTCCGCCGCGGGGCCAGCCGCGTGCTGTGCTCCCGCCCCGTGTGCCAGGCCCCGGGCGCGGCCGACCTGGTGCTGGAGGAGGGCGACTGCGTGCGCAAGTGCGGCCATCTGAACCTGACCGTGGCCGCCGCGGCCTGCCGCGAGCGCAGTCACGTGGCCATCAAGACGGTGCGCGTGCCCGAGGTCAACGACCTGCGCGCGCTGGTGGAGGACCCGCGCCTCAACCTCAAGGTCATCCAGCTGGTGCGCGACCCGCGCGGCATCCTGGCGTCGCGCAGCGAGACCTTCCGCGACACCTACCGCCTGTGGCGCCTGTGGTACGGCACGGGCCGGAAGCCCTACAACCTGGACGTGACGCAGCTGACCACCGTGTGCGAGGACTTCTCCAACTCCGTGGCCACCGGCCTGACGCGGCCCGCGTGGCTCAAGGGCAAGTACATGCTGGTGCGCTACGAGGACCTGGCGCGCAACCCCATGAAGAAGACCGAGGAGATGTACGGCTTCCTGGGCATCCCCCTGGACGCGCAGGTGGCGCGCTGGATCCAGAACAACACGCGGGGCGACCCGGCCCTGGGCAAGCACAAGTACGGCACGGTGCGCAACTCGGCCGCCACCGCCGAGAAGTGGCGCTTCCGCCTGTCGTACGACATCGTGGCCTTCGCGCAGAACGCCTGCCAGCGGGTGCTGGCGCAGCTGGGCTACCGGATGGCCGCGTCGGAGGAGGAGCTCAAGAACCCCGCCGTCAGCCTGGTGGAGGAGCGGGACTTCTCCCCCTTCTCGTGA